GGGTTCCCGCGCACACGCGCAGGCCTCGTGACGTCAATGAGGCTCGCCCTGGTGATGGCATGCTCGCCGAACCTATCCCTCACCCTGTCCAGGGCGCAAACGAGGCTTCTCCGTCGCTCCCCTCTCGACGGAGGCTCGAAGAGCGCGAGCTGACACGTATAATCGCTCGCCGCTGCAAGCCCCGACGCCGACACGCCTATGAGGCGGACTTTCCTTGATCGTGCCCAGTTGTCGCGGAGAAGCTCGACGGCTGCCATGTAGATGTCCTGGTCATAGCAGGTGAATCCGCTCAACGTGCGCGACCTCGTGATGGTGGTGAAGTCCGAATACCTCAGCTTGAGAGTGACGGTCCTCGCCACAAGCTCATGCTTGCGCAGCCTCCTCGCGACCTGGTCTGCTAGGGAGAGAAGGTGTCTCACTAGTGCCTCCTCGTCAGCGCAGTCCTCGACAAGAGTCACCTCTCGACCAAGGGACTTCGGCCTTTCGTTGATACCGGGGTCCACGGGGCTGTCGTCGATTCCGTTCGCCACGTCATGGAGGACGCGCCCCATGACGCCGAACCTCGCGACAAGCACGTCCACGGGCGACTGCGCAAGGGCGCCTGCCGTGGTGATCCCCATGGACTCCAAAGCCGCCGCGGTCCTCTCGCCCACCCCGTACAGCCTGCCGACAGGCAGGGGCCAGATGACCCTCGGCACGTCCGCGGCCGTGATGACCGTGAGCCCATCCGGTTTACGCATGTCCGAGGCCATCTTCGCAAGGAACTTGTTGGGCGCCACGCCCACGGAGCACGTGAGCCCGAACTCCTGCCGGACCTCCTGCTTGATCTTGCGCGCTATGACGCGCGCGTCGCCGTGCAGCCGTTCGCACCCTCTCACGTCGAGAAATGCCTCGTCGATGGAAAACGG
The nucleotide sequence above comes from Bacillota bacterium. Encoded proteins:
- the dinB gene encoding DNA polymerase IV, whose product is MDAFFAAVEQQAHPELRGKPVIVCGDPDGRGVVSTASYEARSFGVRSAMPVAEAKRLCPHGVFLSSRLQDYAAVSRRLLEVYRRYTPVVEPFSIDEAFLDVRGCERLHGDARVIARKIKQEVRQEFGLTCSVGVAPNKFLAKMASDMRKPDGLTVITAADVPRVIWPLPVGRLYGVGERTAAALESMGITTAGALAQSPVDVLVARFGVMGRVLHDVANGIDDSPVDPGINERPKSLGREVTLVEDCADEEALVRHLLSLADQVARRLRKHELVARTVTLKLRYSDFTTITRSRTLSGFTCYDQDIYMAAVELLRDNWARSRKVRLIGVSASGLAAASDYTCQLALFEPPSRGERRRSLVCALDRVRDRFGEHAITRASLIDVTRPARVRGNPTSRRRSGQVDADGSKQGG